Genomic window (Streptomyces sp. LX-29):
GGAGCTGCCGGGCATCGTCCGGCACCTGGCGGAGCTGGCCGGCCAGGCGGACGCGGAGGCGATCGTGGTCGGGGCCGATCCGGGCAACGAGCGGCTTCAGGGAGCGCTGGTCAACCGCCTTTCCGCACGGGTGCCCCACGGCCGGCGCGTCGTCCGGAGCGTCGCCGCCACGGACCCGACGCCGTCTCCGCCCGAGAGCGGGCGCGCCCTGCTGGAACAGGAACTGAGCGAGCTGCTCACCGGCCGTCTGAGGGAGTCCGACCACGAGCGGCTGGAGCGCTACCAGGCGCAGCGGGCACGGCGCCCGGACACCTCGGAGGGCATGGGCGCCGTGGTCACCGCCCTGCAGCGCGGCCAGGCCGACACCGTGCTGCTCAACGACCCCCCGCGGCTCCCCTCGCCTCTCTTCGTCGGCACCGAGCCGGCGCAGATCGCCTCGGCGCCCGGCGAGCTGGAGGCGTTCGGGTCCTCCACCATCCGGGAGGAGGACGCGGGAGACGCCCTGCTGTGGTCCACCGTGGGCACGGGCGCCCAACTGACCGTGGTGCCCCAGGACACGCTGGCGTTGCGCGACGGTGTCGGGACACTGCTGCGCCACGGATGAGGCGGCCGGCACACCGCGCGGCACGCCGTATGTGCCGTCGCCCTCCAGACCTCGTGGCCGGGATCGTCCACGAGACATGGGAAACGGGAAACCAGAAGGCAAACGACAAACGGCGAAGCAGACAAGGAAAACCCGAGCCAGACAAGGGAAATCGAGCGCAAAGGAGCGAAGCATGGCCGCCACCGACCCCAGCCAGGTGCAGAAGGCCCTCAGGGGAGCCCACTACCCCAGCGACAAGCGCGAGCTGGAGCAGCTGGCCAAGAAGAACGGAGCCGATCAACAGATCGTCAAGAAGCTCCACGACGCGAAGCGGGACCGCTTCGACAGCCCCGCCCAGGTCCAGGAAGAGATCTTCGGCTCCTGAACCGAGGGGCGTCCGCGTCCCGGAGCCCGCCCGTCGGGCCCCGGGACCGGCACGCCCGGCTGTCCGGGCGTGCCGCGCCCGGACGGCCGTGGCCCACGACCTCACCGCCAGGGAAGGAGAGGCCCGATGACGACGGGTACCCGTGCGGCGCACCCCGTGGCCGTGGTGACGGGGGCCGACTCCGGAATCGGCCGGGCCACGGCCGTCACGCTCGCCGACCAGGGCATGGACATCGGCGTCACCTGGCACAGCGACCACCCCGGCGCGGAGCGGACCGCCGCGGAGGTGCGGGCCCTGGGCCGGCGCTGCGAGCTGGAGCGGATGGACCTCACCCGGCTGCCGGAGGACACCGCCGCGATCGACCGGCTCGCCGACCGGCTGGGCCGGATCGACGTCCTCGTCAACAACGCCGGCACGGGGACGGCCACCGCCTTCCTCGACCTCGACCCCGACACGGTGCGGGAGGTCCTCGACGTCGACCTTTTCGGCCCGTTCCTGTGCGGACAGCGTGCCGCCCGTCGCATGATCCGGCAGGGCGACGGCGGGCGCATCATCAACGTCACCAGCGTCCACGAGCACCAGCCGCGCGTCGGCGCCGCGCCGTACTGCGCGGCCAAGGGCGGTCTGGGGCTGCTCACCCAGGTGATGGCGCTCGAACTCGCCGGACACCGGATTCTGGTGAACGCGGTGGCCCCGGGCGAGATCGCCACCCCGATGACCGGTCAGGAGGACGTCGACGTGACGACCGTCCACCGTCCCGGTGTGCCGTTGGGCAGGCCGGGTGACGCCCGGGAGGTGGCCGCGGTGATCGGCTTCCTGGCGGGGGAGCGGGCCGGTTACGTCACCGGCGCCTCATGGGCCGTCGACGGCGGGATGCTGCGCATGGGGCCCATGGCCGGTTCGCATCTGCCCGACGACTCCTGGCGCCGCCCCTGACCCTCCGGCGTCCCGGGGCCGGTCCCCGGGCCGCCGTTCGCGCCGCCGGCCGGCCCACGGCGCGGCGTTTCGCGTGCCGACTGGTCCACCGCGCGGTGGTTCGAAGGTGCCAGCCGTTCCCCGGCATGGCCTCGGCGTGGCTTTGTCGGGTGCTGGGCCGGTCCACCGTGCGGCTTTTCGCGTGCCGGTCGGACCCACCGCGCGGCGCCCCGGTTCACCACGCGGTGCTCCCCACCCACCATGCGAGGTTCCGGCGTGCCGGCGGCCGCCGACCGGCGTCCGGTCCACGACAGGCTCGGGACACCGCCGGGAGGCCGGAGGAGACGACACCCGGACACCGGACTTGTGCCCGCCGGCCGGGCTCGCCGACGCGCCCGCCCGTCAGGGCCGCGAGACGCCGGCCAGCCCCGTGTCGAGCCGGTCCACCAGCTCGTCCCGGTACAGCCGGGAGACCTGGTCGAGCAGGTCGGGGTGGCGCAGCAGACCGGCGGCGGCCTGGTCCCCCTCGTCGGGGGCCGTCAGCCGGCGGAACGCCACGGCGGTCACCGAGTCGTGCTCGCTGC
Coding sequences:
- a CDS encoding DUF2795 domain-containing protein; amino-acid sequence: MAATDPSQVQKALRGAHYPSDKRELEQLAKKNGADQQIVKKLHDAKRDRFDSPAQVQEEIFGS
- a CDS encoding SDR family oxidoreductase — encoded protein: MTTGTRAAHPVAVVTGADSGIGRATAVTLADQGMDIGVTWHSDHPGAERTAAEVRALGRRCELERMDLTRLPEDTAAIDRLADRLGRIDVLVNNAGTGTATAFLDLDPDTVREVLDVDLFGPFLCGQRAARRMIRQGDGGRIINVTSVHEHQPRVGAAPYCAAKGGLGLLTQVMALELAGHRILVNAVAPGEIATPMTGQEDVDVTTVHRPGVPLGRPGDAREVAAVIGFLAGERAGYVTGASWAVDGGMLRMGPMAGSHLPDDSWRRP